A window of the Lactuca sativa cultivar Salinas chromosome 5, Lsat_Salinas_v11, whole genome shotgun sequence genome harbors these coding sequences:
- the LOC111908691 gene encoding uncharacterized protein LOC111908691 isoform X3, whose protein sequence is MRAGSASPVRRRNGSHHYSPEYDHSDGPPPPPPPPPPRHRGFGRGRDSGRFRDHSPPPYGRGRFGGGRFGGRGFDGGPGMGPGGFRGGGGGDVIPRNNPNVRPREGDWMCTDPTCNNLNFARREYCNNCNRSRYAGPGSPPRRGYPGPPLMGRRFTGPPLDRSPGRFNGYRSPPRGFGRDGPPREFGIGGPMRHEGRFPRDHHNQRPDYFEDEMRERGNNRFDHRPMVPPPDWGRERKGYDRRPVSPGGPPPPSAVGRGSGRWVRDERERSRSPVRGGPPPPSKDYRRDAYVDRGRDDRRGMGRDPY, encoded by the exons ATGCGTGCAGGTTCTGCCTCTCCTGTTCGCCGGAGAAACGGGAGCCACCACTACAGTCCTGAATATGATCATTCAGACGGCcccccaccaccgccaccaccaccaccaccccgcCACCGTGGATTTGGTAGAGGGAGAGATTCCGGTAGGTTCCGTGACCATTCACCGCCGCCTTACGGCCGTGGCCGGTTTGGCGGCGGCAGGTTTGGCGGCAGAGGGTTTGATGGCGGCCCTGGTATGGGCCCGGGTGGTTtcagaggtggtggtggtggtgatgtcaTTCCTAGAAACAACCCTAATGTCCGTCCACGTGAAGGTGATTGGATGTGCACAGATCCCAC ATGTAACAATTTGAACTTTGCAAGGCGAGAGTATTGCAACAACTGCAACAGGTCCCGCTATGCCGGACCCGGGAGTCCACCACGGAGGGGCTACCCAGGGCCGCCACTGATGGGGCGGCGGTTCACCGGACCACCACTCGACCGGTCACCAGGAAGGTTCAACGGGTACCGATCACCTCCACGGGGTTTTGGAAGAGATGGGCCGCCTAGAGAGTTTGGAATTGGTGGTCCGATGAGACATGAAGGAAGGTTTCCAAGGGATCATCATAATCAGAGGCCGGATTACTTTGAAGATGAGATGAGAGAGAGGGGAAATAACAGGTTTGATCATAGGCCAATGGTGCCACCACCCGATTGGGGAAGAGAGAGAAAGGGGTATGACAGGCGGCCGGTATCTCCGGGAGGGCCACCACCGCCGTCAGCGGTGGGGCGTGGCAGTGGACGGTGGGTTCGtgatgagagagagaggagtAGGTCGCCGGTTAGGGGCGGACCGCCGCCACCTTCGAAGGATTATAGACGGGATGCCTATGTGGATAGGGGACGGGATGATCGAAGGGGCATGGGTCGTGATCCGTATTAG
- the LOC111908691 gene encoding transcription initiation factor TFIID subunit 15b isoform X2 produces the protein MMSAKIMLQYLLKNLLQLLLGKRNLGYRMRAGSASPVRRRNGSHHYSPEYDHSDGPPPPPPPPPPRHRGFGRGRDSGRFRDHSPPPYGRGRFGGGRFGGRGFDGGPGMGPGGFRGGGGGDVIPRNNPNVRPREGDWMCTDPTCNNLNFARREYCNNCNRSRYAGPGSPPRRGYPGPPLMGRRFTGPPLDRSPGRFNGYRSPPRGFGRDGPPREFGIGGPMRHEGRFPRDHHNQRPDYFEDEMRERGNNRFDHRPMVPPPDWGRERKGYDRRPVSPGGPPPPSAVGRGSGRWVRDERERSRSPVRGGPPPPSKDYRRDAYVDRGRDDRRGMGRDPY, from the exons ATGATGTCTGCTAAAATAATGCTCCAATACCTCTTGAAGAACTTGCTCCAGCTACTTTTGGGGAAAAGAAATTTGG GGTATAGAATGCGTGCAGGTTCTGCCTCTCCTGTTCGCCGGAGAAACGGGAGCCACCACTACAGTCCTGAATATGATCATTCAGACGGCcccccaccaccgccaccaccaccaccaccccgcCACCGTGGATTTGGTAGAGGGAGAGATTCCGGTAGGTTCCGTGACCATTCACCGCCGCCTTACGGCCGTGGCCGGTTTGGCGGCGGCAGGTTTGGCGGCAGAGGGTTTGATGGCGGCCCTGGTATGGGCCCGGGTGGTTtcagaggtggtggtggtggtgatgtcaTTCCTAGAAACAACCCTAATGTCCGTCCACGTGAAGGTGATTGGATGTGCACAGATCCCAC ATGTAACAATTTGAACTTTGCAAGGCGAGAGTATTGCAACAACTGCAACAGGTCCCGCTATGCCGGACCCGGGAGTCCACCACGGAGGGGCTACCCAGGGCCGCCACTGATGGGGCGGCGGTTCACCGGACCACCACTCGACCGGTCACCAGGAAGGTTCAACGGGTACCGATCACCTCCACGGGGTTTTGGAAGAGATGGGCCGCCTAGAGAGTTTGGAATTGGTGGTCCGATGAGACATGAAGGAAGGTTTCCAAGGGATCATCATAATCAGAGGCCGGATTACTTTGAAGATGAGATGAGAGAGAGGGGAAATAACAGGTTTGATCATAGGCCAATGGTGCCACCACCCGATTGGGGAAGAGAGAGAAAGGGGTATGACAGGCGGCCGGTATCTCCGGGAGGGCCACCACCGCCGTCAGCGGTGGGGCGTGGCAGTGGACGGTGGGTTCGtgatgagagagagaggagtAGGTCGCCGGTTAGGGGCGGACCGCCGCCACCTTCGAAGGATTATAGACGGGATGCCTATGTGGATAGGGGACGGGATGATCGAAGGGGCATGGGTCGTGATCCGTATTAG